A genomic window from Peromyscus maniculatus bairdii isolate BWxNUB_F1_BW_parent chromosome 1, HU_Pman_BW_mat_3.1, whole genome shotgun sequence includes:
- the Mbl2 gene encoding mannose-binding protein C, producing the protein MFLFPSFLLLGVVTASYAEPVTEGVQSSCPVITCSSPCLNGFPGKDGRDGAKGEKGEPGQGLRGLQGPPGKVGPEGSPGTPGPKGAVGPKGDRGERGECDTRKIDAEIAALQAELRGIKRWVLFSTSERVGKKYFVNTGRKTSFNGVKALCSQFQASVATPRNAEENVAMQKVAKEIAYIGLTDERTENQFLDLKGNRLQYTNWNDGEPNNTGDDEDCAVLLLNSKWNDVRCSDSFLAVCEFLD; encoded by the exons ATGTTCCTGtttccatctttccttctcctgGGTGTGGTAACAGCATCTTATGCAGAGCCTGTAACTGAAGGTGTTCAAAGCTCCTGCCCTGTGATTACCTGTAGTTCTCCATGCCTGAATGGCTTCCCAGGCAAGGATGGACGGGATGGTgccaagggagagaagggagagccaG GTCAAGGGCTCAGAGGCTTGCAGGGCCCTCCTGGAAAGGTAGGACCAGAAGGATCCCCAGGGACTCCTGGGCCAAAGGGAGCAGTGGGGCCGAAAGGAGACCGTGGAGAGCGTGGGG AATGTGATACCAGAAAAATCGATGCAGAAATCGCAGCTCTACAAGCAGAGCTGAGAGGCATTAAGAGGT GGGTGCTCTTCTCTACGAGTGAACGAGTTGGAAAGAAGTACTTTGTGAACACTGGCAGAAAAACGAGCTTTAATGGAGTGAAGGCTCTGTGCTCCCAATTCCAGGCCTCTGTGGCCACTCCCAGGAACGCCGAGGAAAATGTGGCCATGCAGAAGGTGGCTAAAGAGATTGCCTACATAGGCTTGACAGACGAGAGGACTGAAAACCAGTTCTTGGACTTGAAAGGAAACAGACTGCAGTACACTAACTGGAATGATGGTGAACCCAACAACACGGGGGATGACGAAGACTGTGCGGTGCTCCTGTTAAATAGCAAATGGAATGATGTCCGCTGCTCGGACTCCTTTTTGGCAGTCTGTGAGTTCTTGGACTGA